The Procambarus clarkii isolate CNS0578487 chromosome 91, FALCON_Pclarkii_2.0, whole genome shotgun sequence genome includes a region encoding these proteins:
- the LOC138359502 gene encoding piggyBac transposable element-derived protein 4-like: protein MRNKFPPPCSKSFPSSTLPAPTVAMPASAPGPRIPRRDAANGSRKAADYWSKDNAVPTPLFGKYMSRDRFLLILQCLHFTNNADERQDDRLWRVRHVLNDLIGKFRDYYVPAQKLVIDESLVLFKGRAAFKQYIPSKRHPFGLKFFVLCDCESGMVLHMILYSATNVDIPANDEHGFSGSVVKALLAPYLNKGQILYTDNYYTSPLLTKFLLDNKTGVCGTVKPKRREMPVFDTAMQVDDCEVRKSGAMLSVRWKDRREVNMLTTIHPGTMVVSGKVNRTTKQIIYKPDCVMDYNINMRLVDKCDMMVGAVECVRKTVKWTKWMILHLLDVTMLNSYKIYLVKTGRKPYFHSFSFQVVKQLLGKFGNDTPGIQRPIRDPILNHAPASRLAYRKAFLIHQIKKLPPTGSRAAGQCRCVVCSSTKLRPQKRKLVLTWCEACAVPLCHIDCFAQYHSLQDY from the exons atgaggaacaaatTCCCTCCCCCATGTTCCAAATCTTTTCCCTCATCTACCCTTCCTGCCCCTACTGTTGCAAtgcctgcttcagctcctggtccccggatTCCTCGCCGTGATGCAGCTAATGGCTCTCGGAAGGCAGCAG attattggagcaaagacaacgctgttccaacaccattgtttGGGAAATATATGTCCAGAGACAGATTTCTGTTGATCCTACAGTGCCTTCATTTTACAAATAATGCAGACGAGAGACAGGATGATAGGCTTTGGAGGGTGAGGCACGTGCTAAATGACCTGATTGGAAAGTTCCGAGattactacgtaccagctcagaagctggttattgatgaatccctggtgcttttcaaaggacgtgctgccttcaagcagtatattccctcaaaacgtcacccatttggactgaaattctttgtgctctgtgactgtgaatcaggaatggtgttacacatgatactgtattccgccacaaatgtagatattcctgctaatgacgaacatggcttctcaggtagtgtggtgaaggcactgcttgcaccatatctgaacaagggccaaatattgtacacagataactattataccagtcccttactaacgaaattcttgcttgataataagactggagtgtgtggcacagtaaagccaaaacgaagggaaatgcctgtgtttgacactgcTATGCAAGTAGATGATTGTgaggtaagaaaaagtggtgcaatgctttcagtgcggtggaaagacagacgtgaagtgaatatgctgaccaccattcaccctggtacaatggtggtcagtggcaaggtgaacagaacaacaaagcaaataatatataagccagattgtgtgatggactacaacatcaatatgcgtttagttgataaatgtgacatgatggtgggtgctgtagagtgtgtacggaaaacagtgaagtggaccaagTGGATGATTTTACACCTTcttgacgtaacaatgctgaacagttacaaaatttatcttgtgaaaacaggtagaaaaccatatttccattcatttagttttcaagttgtgaaacagttaCTAGGTAAATTTGGCAATGACacccctggcatacaaagacccattcgaGACCCAATATTGAACCATGCTCCGGCATCCAGACTAGCTTACAGGAAGGCCTTCCTGATACaccaaatcaagaaattaccaccaactggatctcgtgcagcaggccagtgtcggtgtgttgtgtgttccagtaccaaattgaggccacagaaacgtaaattggtgttaacatggtgcgaagcgtgtgcagtccctctgtgccatatcgactgtttcgcacagtatcacagtctccaggactactaa